Proteins from a genomic interval of Ramlibacter algicola:
- a CDS encoding ABC transporter ATP-binding protein, whose protein sequence is MSLYRLIGSFLGRHWSAYASSGAMLAGIALLTVWIPRQVGHMVDELVANRLGGWTMVQQLLLLVAAGAVVYFLRVGWRLQLYAAAYRLGVELRQRLYTRLSLQGPAFFQTSRTGNLMALATNDIDAVEMAAGEAMLAGFDGTLTLVLVVATMALGVDPRLAAFALLPFPLMALSFWWISRHVHEASHRSLERFGHLNDHVQETLSGVRTVRALGLQARSTATFSQLASGAAEASLAAQRWEAAYEPAVGFTLSAATVLTLGVGSWLVWQQELTVGQLTSFSMYLGQLIWPMFAAGWVLSLFQRGNAAWARLRPVLDAPLSVDDHGTQQHVVPGPLQVEHVAFHYPGQPKPALKDVSLRIEPGQTVGLVGPTGAGKSTLLRLLLRHHAPEAGRIAWNGVELPGYTLGALRDAIAWVPQEAFLFSATVADNIALARPDATREQVIEAAQLAAVHEDILRLPHGYDTPVGERGVTLSGGQRQRVAIARALLADAPLLLLDDALSAVDTETEARILGHLRQARVGRTVVIAGHRLSAVADADQTLVLHGGRVVEHGTHAQLLAHDGWYARQWRYQQLQASLDAS, encoded by the coding sequence ATGTCCCTGTACCGCCTGATCGGCTCCTTCCTCGGCCGCCACTGGAGTGCCTATGCGTCCTCCGGTGCGATGCTGGCCGGCATCGCGCTGCTGACGGTGTGGATCCCGCGCCAGGTCGGGCACATGGTCGACGAGCTGGTGGCCAACCGCCTGGGCGGCTGGACGATGGTGCAGCAACTGCTGCTGCTCGTCGCGGCCGGCGCCGTCGTCTACTTCCTGCGCGTGGGCTGGCGGCTGCAGCTGTATGCGGCGGCCTACCGCCTGGGCGTCGAGCTGCGCCAGCGCCTTTACACGCGGCTGTCGCTGCAGGGCCCCGCGTTCTTCCAGACCAGCCGCACCGGCAACCTGATGGCGCTGGCCACCAACGACATCGACGCCGTCGAGATGGCGGCGGGCGAAGCGATGCTCGCCGGCTTCGACGGCACGTTGACCCTGGTGCTGGTGGTCGCGACCATGGCGCTGGGCGTCGACCCGCGGCTGGCCGCGTTCGCGCTGCTGCCCTTCCCGCTGATGGCGCTGTCGTTCTGGTGGATCTCGCGCCACGTGCACGAGGCGTCGCACCGCTCGCTCGAGCGCTTCGGCCACCTCAACGACCACGTGCAGGAAACGCTCTCGGGCGTGCGCACCGTGCGCGCGCTCGGGCTGCAGGCGCGCAGCACGGCGACGTTCTCGCAGCTCGCCTCCGGCGCGGCGGAAGCCAGCCTCGCCGCGCAGCGCTGGGAAGCGGCCTACGAACCCGCGGTGGGCTTCACGCTGAGCGCGGCGACGGTGCTGACGCTGGGCGTCGGCAGCTGGCTGGTGTGGCAGCAGGAACTGACGGTGGGCCAGCTCACCAGCTTCAGCATGTACCTGGGCCAGCTGATCTGGCCGATGTTCGCGGCCGGCTGGGTGCTGTCGCTGTTCCAGCGCGGCAACGCGGCGTGGGCGCGCCTGCGCCCGGTGCTGGATGCGCCGCTGTCGGTCGACGACCACGGCACGCAGCAGCACGTGGTGCCGGGCCCGCTGCAGGTCGAGCACGTCGCCTTCCACTACCCGGGCCAGCCGAAGCCGGCGCTGAAGGACGTCTCGCTGCGGATCGAGCCGGGCCAGACCGTCGGCCTCGTCGGCCCGACGGGCGCCGGCAAGTCGACGCTGCTGCGGCTGCTCCTGCGCCACCACGCGCCCGAAGCGGGCCGCATCGCCTGGAACGGCGTCGAGCTGCCCGGCTACACGCTGGGCGCGTTGCGCGACGCGATCGCCTGGGTGCCGCAGGAAGCGTTCCTGTTCTCCGCCACGGTGGCCGACAACATCGCGCTGGCGCGCCCCGACGCCACGCGCGAGCAGGTGATCGAAGCCGCGCAACTGGCGGCCGTGCACGAGGACATCCTGCGGCTGCCCCACGGCTACGACACGCCGGTCGGCGAGCGTGGCGTCACGCTGTCCGGCGGCCAGCGCCAGCGCGTGGCGATCGCGCGCGCCCTCCTCGCGGACGCGCCGCTGCTGCTGCTGGACGACGCGCTGTCGGCCGTCGACACCGAGACCGAGGCGCGCATCCTCGGCCACCTGCGCCAGGCGCGGGTGGGCCGCACCGTCGTCATCGCCGGCCACCGCCTGAGCGCGGTCGCCGATGCCGACCAGACGCTGGTGCTGCACGGCGGGCGCGTCGTCGAGCACGGCACCCATGCGCAGCTGCTGGCGCACGACGGCTGGTACGCGCGCCAGTGGCGCTACCAGCAACTGCAGGCGAGCCTCGATGCCAGCTGA
- a CDS encoding DUF4198 domain-containing protein, which produces MTAHFTLRLLFAAAMLSSAAVHAHDTWLHVGADQPGSGLLALELGTGSRYPRSEGVVPGSRVVASGCVDDTGEARALTPRRELERTLELRSRVGTARAAACWMELLPVDLTLTPELVRQYLDDVRAPQAVRDAWAAQQAAGVGWTEVYRKYVRLESPVPGAEPAASLAALRAARSYPLELVPVGGDSLRTNVPATFQALSKGQPVPGLAVEFVNVRSPFGIWRETDAQGRIQLALPLAGEWLLRSTAFDLPHAQGEAWHTRFATLTVTVR; this is translated from the coding sequence ATGACTGCTCACTTCACCCTGCGCCTGCTGTTCGCGGCCGCGATGCTGTCCAGCGCGGCCGTGCACGCGCACGACACCTGGCTGCACGTCGGTGCCGACCAACCGGGCAGCGGCTTGCTCGCGCTGGAGCTGGGCACCGGCTCGCGCTACCCGCGCTCCGAAGGCGTCGTGCCCGGCTCGCGCGTCGTCGCCTCCGGATGCGTCGACGACACGGGCGAGGCCCGCGCGCTGACGCCGCGGCGCGAACTGGAGCGGACGCTCGAGCTGCGCTCGCGCGTCGGTACCGCGCGTGCCGCCGCCTGCTGGATGGAGCTCCTGCCGGTCGACCTCACGCTCACGCCCGAGCTCGTGCGGCAATACCTCGACGACGTGCGCGCACCGCAAGCAGTGCGCGATGCATGGGCCGCGCAGCAGGCCGCGGGCGTGGGCTGGACCGAGGTCTATCGCAAGTACGTGCGCCTCGAATCGCCCGTGCCCGGCGCAGAACCTGCAGCGTCGCTCGCCGCCTTGCGCGCCGCGCGCTCCTATCCACTCGAGCTCGTGCCCGTCGGCGGCGACTCGCTGCGCACCAACGTGCCCGCGACCTTCCAGGCCCTGTCCAAGGGGCAGCCGGTGCCCGGGCTGGCGGTCGAATTCGTCAACGTGCGCAGTCCCTTCGGGATCTGGCGCGAGACCGACGCCCAGGGCCGCATCCAGCTGGCGTTGCCGCTCGCGGGCGAGTGGCTCCTGCGCAGCACCGCCTTCGACCTGCCGCATGCGCAGGGCGAGGCCTGGCACACGCGCTTCGCGACGCTCACCGTGACCGTGCGCTGA
- a CDS encoding GAF domain-containing protein, protein MLDPLPTAAFEATRSIAREDLHGVLASLNARVPFRFTGVYRFDGALLCNVALFDRLSPVVPRGADAPLGETYCAITGRMNDALLVSDGRRDPRYPWMRANAVISYCGVPIRSDAGTPLGTLCHFDLAAWPAQGDEAGYLLCIADLFRHCLD, encoded by the coding sequence ATGCTCGACCCGCTTCCCACTGCCGCGTTCGAGGCCACGCGGTCCATCGCCCGCGAAGACCTGCATGGCGTCCTGGCGAGCCTGAACGCCCGCGTGCCGTTCCGCTTCACGGGCGTGTACCGCTTCGACGGCGCACTGCTGTGCAACGTGGCGCTCTTCGACCGTCTGAGCCCTGTCGTGCCCCGCGGCGCCGACGCGCCGCTGGGCGAGACCTACTGCGCCATCACCGGCCGCATGAACGATGCGCTGCTGGTGTCCGACGGACGCCGCGACCCGCGCTACCCCTGGATGCGCGCCAACGCAGTGATCTCGTACTGCGGCGTGCCGATCCGCTCGGACGCCGGCACGCCGCTGGGCACGCTGTGCCACTTCGACCTGGCCGCGTGGCCGGCGCAGGGCGACGAGGCCGGATACCTGCTGTGCATCGCGGACCTGTTCCGCCACTGCCTCGACTGA
- a CDS encoding DUF4331 domain-containing protein, protein MSKNPVRLAPLLLLALAAGTALASSHREAPALTAMPKVDATDLYMFRSYEAGRQDYVTILANYQPFQDPQGGPNFYMFDPSALYEIHVDNNGDAKEDLTFQFRFQNESKGAALAVGGKQVKIPLIDSGPITGVNAATLNVRETYTVDLVRGDRRSGTRASVGASGGTSTFDKPVDNIGDKTFGGASGYAGYAAQHIYTVAIPGCSGQGRVFVGQRKEPFYIAVGKIFDLLNLDPLGPEVGGNNNDLEGKNVSTIAMEVPIACLTAGSDPVIGAWTTASLRQGRVLSGSPDSGLGKNLRAGGAWTQVSRVGMPLVNEVVIGLDDKDRFNASKPKDDASFLDYVTNPTLPALIQTLFPNAVAPTNFPRTDLVTVFLKGIKGVNQPATVTPSEMLRLNTSIAPAAAGAQNPLGVAAGDNSGFPNGRRPADDVVDLSLRVSMGALCVLTGAGDTLQVGCKPSDAPAGALPFTDGVRKTAANYGSAFPYLTTPLPGNLNPAPAAGTTFP, encoded by the coding sequence ATGTCCAAGAATCCTGTTCGGCTGGCGCCGTTGCTGCTGCTCGCGCTGGCGGCAGGCACCGCGCTTGCGTCCAGCCACCGCGAAGCCCCCGCCCTCACGGCCATGCCCAAGGTCGACGCGACCGACCTGTACATGTTCCGCAGCTACGAGGCCGGGCGGCAGGACTACGTCACGATCCTCGCCAACTACCAGCCGTTCCAGGACCCGCAGGGGGGGCCGAACTTCTACATGTTCGACCCGAGCGCGCTGTACGAGATCCACGTGGACAACAACGGCGACGCGAAGGAGGACCTGACGTTCCAGTTCCGGTTCCAGAACGAGTCAAAGGGCGCCGCCCTGGCGGTGGGCGGCAAGCAGGTCAAGATCCCGCTGATCGACAGCGGACCCATCACCGGCGTGAACGCCGCCACCCTCAACGTGCGCGAGACGTACACCGTCGACCTGGTGCGGGGCGATCGCCGCTCGGGAACGCGCGCCTCGGTCGGCGCCAGCGGTGGCACCAGCACCTTCGACAAGCCGGTCGACAACATCGGCGACAAGACCTTCGGCGGCGCCAGCGGCTACGCAGGCTATGCCGCGCAACACATCTACACGGTGGCGATCCCGGGCTGCTCCGGGCAGGGCCGCGTGTTCGTGGGCCAGCGCAAGGAGCCGTTCTACATCGCGGTCGGCAAGATCTTCGACCTGCTCAACCTGGACCCGCTCGGGCCCGAGGTGGGCGGCAACAACAACGACCTGGAAGGCAAGAACGTCAGCACGATCGCGATGGAAGTGCCGATCGCGTGCCTGACCGCGGGCAGTGACCCCGTCATCGGCGCCTGGACCACGGCCAGCCTGCGCCAGGGTCGCGTCCTGAGCGGCTCGCCCGACAGCGGGCTGGGCAAGAACTTGCGCGCTGGCGGCGCGTGGACGCAGGTGTCGCGCGTGGGCATGCCGCTGGTCAACGAAGTGGTGATCGGCCTGGACGACAAGGACCGCTTCAATGCGAGCAAGCCCAAGGACGATGCGAGCTTCCTCGACTACGTCACCAACCCGACGTTGCCAGCGCTGATCCAGACGCTGTTCCCCAACGCCGTCGCGCCGACCAACTTCCCGCGCACCGACCTGGTGACCGTGTTCCTCAAGGGCATCAAGGGCGTCAACCAGCCGGCGACCGTGACGCCCAGCGAGATGCTGCGGCTGAACACCTCCATCGCACCGGCGGCGGCCGGCGCGCAGAACCCGCTGGGCGTGGCGGCCGGCGACAACTCCGGGTTCCCCAACGGCCGGCGTCCCGCCGACGACGTCGTCGACCTGTCGCTGCGGGTGTCGATGGGCGCGCTCTGCGTGCTGACGGGTGCGGGCGACACGCTGCAGGTCGGCTGCAAGCCGTCGGACGCGCCCGCCGGAGCCCTGCCGTTCACGGACGGCGTGCGCAAGACGGCCGCGAACTACGGCTCGGCCTTCCCGTACCTCACCACGCCGCTGCCCGGCAACCTGAACCCGGCGCCGGCGGCGGGCACGACCTTCCCCTGA
- a CDS encoding alpha/beta hydrolase, translating to MSKYKDDADDKRPNPVVDTLSHAVAAMRADADQKELAACHEAMDPKAIEKLSAAEARRQPTPADAVMAMLRKHGRPTDMQALVPGVSSNEIEVAGAAGRLPATVYRPAGDGPFGVILYFHGGGWVIADRHVYDGGARGLCAQADAIVVSVDYRQAPEHKFPAQWDDALAAYRWVLDNAARLGGDPGRIALAGESAGGNLSVATAMLARDAGLPLPQHVLSVYPIAQPSLSTESYLENAIAKPLNRAMMQWFFDQVARTEDDLQDPRINLVDAPLRGLPPVTIVNARLDPLRSDGARLEDALRKAGVPVERREYEGVAHEFFGAAAVLEKARQAQAFAGERLRGALGG from the coding sequence ATGAGCAAGTACAAGGACGATGCCGACGACAAGCGGCCCAACCCGGTGGTCGACACCCTCTCCCACGCCGTGGCGGCCATGCGTGCCGATGCCGACCAGAAGGAGCTGGCCGCCTGCCATGAAGCGATGGACCCCAAGGCCATCGAGAAGCTGTCGGCGGCCGAGGCGCGCCGGCAGCCCACGCCGGCCGACGCGGTGATGGCGATGTTGCGCAAGCACGGGCGGCCCACGGACATGCAGGCCCTGGTGCCCGGCGTCTCCAGCAACGAGATCGAGGTGGCCGGTGCGGCCGGGCGGCTGCCTGCGACCGTGTACCGCCCCGCGGGCGACGGCCCGTTCGGCGTCATCCTCTACTTCCACGGGGGTGGCTGGGTGATCGCCGACCGCCACGTGTACGACGGCGGCGCGCGCGGCCTGTGCGCGCAGGCGGACGCGATTGTGGTCTCCGTCGACTACCGGCAGGCGCCGGAGCACAAGTTCCCCGCGCAGTGGGACGACGCGCTGGCGGCGTACCGGTGGGTGCTGGACAACGCGGCACGCCTCGGCGGCGACCCGGGCCGCATCGCTCTCGCGGGCGAGAGTGCGGGCGGCAACCTGTCCGTCGCGACCGCGATGCTCGCGCGCGATGCCGGGCTGCCGCTGCCGCAGCACGTGCTGTCCGTGTATCCGATCGCGCAACCCAGTCTGTCGACCGAGTCGTACCTGGAGAACGCGATCGCCAAGCCGCTCAACCGGGCCATGATGCAATGGTTCTTCGACCAGGTCGCGCGGACGGAGGACGACCTGCAGGACCCTCGCATCAACCTCGTGGACGCACCCCTGCGCGGCCTGCCTCCGGTGACCATCGTCAATGCGCGACTCGACCCGTTGCGCAGCGACGGCGCGCGACTGGAAGACGCATTGCGCAAGGCCGGCGTGCCGGTGGAACGGCGCGAGTACGAAGGCGTCGCGCATGAGTTCTTCGGCGCCGCCGCGGTTCTGGAGAAGGCCAGGCAGGCGCAGGCCTTCGCGGGCGAGCGGCTGCGTGGCGCGCTGGGGGGCTAG
- the acpA gene encoding acid phosphatase gives MRPSLPRLAALAVALALAGCATGPSRDAGSAKLHKINHVVVIYAENHSFDNMYGLFPGANGIANAKPENYLQRDHDGTVLPELVIFGPDGKPNPAFPRMPNKPFRIDAPPMNRPPTTIVPSPIHAFFHNQEQIHGGRNDQFAAMSNVGGWVMGHYDGSQFRMWKWAQEYTLADNFFMGAFGGSYLNHQYLICACAPRHENAPASMRAVLDADGKLTRKPGSPPARDGAVQLVSSGGGQVTPDGWSVNTSQPPWQPSGIPPAANGPLTHAAPADSHGSQPVPPQTARTVGDTLSAKGVSWAWYAGGYDKALADGMQPASIKRSVIYTRSPSSPNFQPHHQPFNYYTRFAPGTPDRAQHLKDGEDFLKAIDAGTLPQVSFYKPAGVDTQHPSYTDIMTGDMHIAGLLERLRKSPQWKDMLVVVTYDENGGYWDHVAPPTGPGWGDRFGPGSRIPTILVGPTVKKGFIDSTPYDTTSILKMVTERFRLEPLPGVRAKMGDLSNALVD, from the coding sequence ATGCGCCCCAGTCTCCCGCGCCTTGCCGCGCTCGCCGTCGCACTCGCCCTGGCCGGCTGCGCCACCGGCCCGTCGCGCGACGCAGGCAGCGCCAAGCTGCACAAGATCAACCATGTGGTGGTGATCTACGCCGAGAACCACAGCTTCGACAACATGTACGGGCTGTTCCCCGGCGCCAACGGCATCGCCAACGCGAAGCCGGAGAACTACCTGCAGCGCGACCACGACGGCACGGTGCTGCCGGAGCTGGTCATCTTCGGCCCCGACGGCAAGCCGAACCCGGCGTTCCCGCGGATGCCGAACAAGCCGTTCCGCATCGACGCGCCGCCGATGAACCGGCCGCCGACGACGATCGTGCCCAGCCCGATCCACGCGTTCTTCCACAACCAGGAGCAGATCCACGGCGGCCGCAACGACCAGTTCGCGGCGATGTCCAACGTCGGCGGCTGGGTGATGGGCCACTACGACGGCAGCCAGTTCCGCATGTGGAAGTGGGCGCAGGAGTACACGCTCGCCGACAACTTCTTCATGGGCGCGTTCGGCGGCTCGTACCTGAACCACCAGTACCTGATTTGCGCCTGCGCGCCGAGGCACGAGAACGCGCCGGCCTCCATGCGCGCCGTGCTCGATGCGGACGGCAAGCTCACGAGGAAGCCCGGGTCGCCGCCTGCGCGCGATGGCGCCGTGCAGTTGGTCAGCAGCGGGGGCGGCCAGGTCACGCCCGACGGCTGGTCGGTCAACACCTCGCAGCCGCCTTGGCAGCCGAGCGGCATCCCGCCGGCGGCCAACGGGCCGCTGACGCATGCCGCCCCGGCCGACAGCCACGGCAGCCAACCGGTGCCGCCGCAGACGGCGCGCACCGTCGGCGACACGCTGTCGGCCAAGGGCGTCTCGTGGGCCTGGTACGCGGGGGGCTACGACAAGGCGCTGGCCGACGGCATGCAACCGGCGAGCATCAAGCGCAGCGTCATCTACACGCGCTCGCCGTCGTCGCCGAATTTCCAGCCGCACCACCAGCCGTTCAACTACTACACGCGCTTCGCGCCCGGCACGCCCGACCGCGCGCAGCACCTGAAGGACGGCGAGGACTTCCTGAAGGCGATCGACGCCGGCACGCTGCCGCAGGTGAGCTTCTACAAGCCCGCGGGCGTGGACACGCAGCACCCGAGCTACACCGACATCATGACCGGCGACATGCACATCGCGGGCCTGCTGGAGCGCCTGCGCAAGAGCCCGCAGTGGAAGGACATGCTGGTCGTGGTCACCTACGACGAGAACGGCGGCTACTGGGACCACGTCGCGCCGCCGACGGGGCCGGGCTGGGGCGACCGCTTCGGGCCCGGCTCGCGCATCCCGACCATCCTGGTCGGCCCGACGGTGAAGAAGGGCTTCATCGACTCGACGCCGTACGACACGACGTCGATCCTGAAGATGGTCACCGAGCGATTCCGTCTCGAGCCCCTGCCGGGCGTGCGGGCCAAGATGGGCGATCTTTCGAACGCGCTCGTCGACTGA
- a CDS encoding cupin domain-containing protein, with translation MALPHADTLDIISVQPLGDALREAVSTSLIKTDRVQLLHLVLRAHQEQPEHHVSDECTVHCLEGVVELVMPGGVRQLKAGQLVVLPGGEKHSLRARTDCAVLVTLLLDRGDAAHGGGTGARTLRDGSR, from the coding sequence ATGGCCCTGCCGCATGCCGACACCCTCGACATCATCAGCGTGCAGCCGCTGGGCGATGCCCTGCGCGAAGCGGTCAGCACCAGCCTGATCAAGACCGACCGGGTGCAGCTGCTGCATCTGGTGCTGCGTGCGCACCAGGAGCAGCCCGAGCACCACGTGTCCGACGAGTGCACGGTGCATTGCCTCGAGGGTGTTGTTGAACTCGTGATGCCGGGGGGCGTCCGCCAACTGAAGGCCGGCCAACTGGTGGTGCTGCCGGGCGGCGAGAAGCATTCGCTGCGCGCGCGCACCGACTGCGCCGTGCTGGTCACGCTGCTGCTCGACCGCGGGGATGCGGCGCATGGCGGTGGCACCGGGGCCCGCACGCTGCGGGACGGCAGCCGCTGA
- a CDS encoding LysR family transcriptional regulator, whose protein sequence is MNLLASLRYLVALSEHGHFGRAAQACHVTQPALSNAMKALEEEFGVVIVKRGRNYAGLTPEGERVLQTAQRMLREHSLLQQELGAEADKPRGVLRIGAVPTAIPVLARFAAQLQARHAGIVPAVLSMSSGELEAGLERLSLDLALGYTERMKLQGAQLKAWAQYTEHYFLLRRAKKPGRELRIGEPMRWRDAALEPLAMLTPDMHNRTIIDSAFVTAGAPVKPAIETNSIIALALSVVAGDVCTVMPGALVGTVRGYRELEAVPLVEPDIRTPIGFMAQASVRPSRALEAALELAQSPEWQRVVAANSGLLLG, encoded by the coding sequence ATGAACCTGCTGGCGTCCCTGCGCTACCTCGTCGCGCTGAGCGAGCACGGCCACTTCGGCCGCGCCGCGCAGGCCTGCCACGTCACGCAGCCGGCGCTGTCGAATGCGATGAAGGCGCTGGAGGAGGAGTTCGGCGTCGTCATCGTCAAGCGCGGGCGCAACTACGCGGGCCTCACGCCGGAAGGCGAGCGCGTGCTGCAGACAGCGCAACGGATGCTGCGCGAGCACAGCCTGCTGCAGCAGGAACTGGGGGCGGAGGCGGACAAGCCGCGCGGCGTGCTGCGCATCGGCGCGGTGCCGACGGCCATCCCGGTGCTGGCGCGCTTTGCCGCCCAGTTGCAGGCGCGCCACGCGGGCATCGTGCCGGCGGTGCTGTCCATGAGCTCGGGCGAACTCGAGGCGGGGCTGGAGCGGCTGTCGCTCGACCTCGCGCTGGGCTACACCGAGCGCATGAAGCTGCAGGGCGCGCAACTCAAGGCCTGGGCGCAATACACCGAGCACTACTTCCTCTTGCGCCGCGCGAAGAAGCCGGGGCGCGAGCTGCGCATCGGCGAGCCCATGCGGTGGCGCGACGCCGCGCTAGAGCCGCTGGCGATGCTCACGCCGGACATGCACAACCGCACGATCATCGACAGCGCGTTCGTGACGGCGGGTGCACCGGTGAAGCCGGCGATCGAGACCAACTCGATCATCGCGCTCGCGCTGAGCGTCGTCGCCGGCGACGTCTGCACCGTCATGCCCGGCGCGCTGGTGGGCACCGTGCGCGGCTACCGCGAGCTGGAAGCGGTGCCGCTGGTCGAGCCGGACATCCGCACCCCGATCGGCTTCATGGCCCAGGCGTCCGTGCGGCCGTCGCGCGCGCTGGAGGCAGCGCTCGAGCTGGCCCAGTCGCCCGAATGGCAGCGCGTCGTGGCGGCCAATTCGGGGCTGCTGCTCGGCTAG
- a CDS encoding NAD(P)H-dependent oxidoreductase subunit E codes for MNHPVPSRQVQEVALGSAEQLRERIRRKSKLKGRQPNEQALADVRACIGDKPADGHRRDLLIEHLHAINDRFGALREPHLVALAREMNIPMAEVYEVATFYHHFDVVRGDAVVPALTVRVCDSLACEMAGAQDLLRKLPAILGTDVRVEAAPCIGRCEQAPAVAVHQRAVPFATPEKVAAAAKDRKACNAQLAHAGATFEPAALAEKSVSPPQAQVTERPAYVDYVTYRQHGGYSVPQAIARGELDHEDVIKAMESSGLRGLGGAGFPAGRKWRIVREQPAPRLMAVNIDEGEPGTFKDRTYLERDPHRFLEGLLVAAQVVGTEAVYIYLRDEYSDVRVLLQHELKKLLADPPCPLPHIELRRGAGAYICGEESAMIESIEGKRGEPRMRPPYIAQIGLFGRPTLEHNFETLYWVRDIVQRGPQWFVGFGRNGRKGLRSFSVSGRVKLPGVKLAPAGITLKELVDEYCGGMQDGHQLYAYLPGGASGGILPASMADIPLDFDTLQPHGCFIGSAAVMVLSDQDRARDAALNVMRFFSHESCGQCTPCRVGTAKAAALMEAPRWDTATLEDLSQVMGDASICGLGQAAPNPIRCVEKYFPHEI; via the coding sequence ATGAACCATCCCGTCCCCAGCCGGCAGGTGCAGGAGGTGGCGCTCGGCTCGGCCGAGCAGCTGCGCGAGCGCATCCGGCGCAAGAGCAAATTGAAGGGCCGCCAGCCCAACGAGCAGGCGCTGGCCGACGTCCGCGCCTGCATCGGCGACAAGCCCGCAGACGGCCACCGCCGCGACCTGCTGATCGAGCACCTGCACGCGATCAACGACCGGTTCGGCGCGCTGCGCGAACCGCACCTCGTCGCGCTGGCGCGCGAGATGAACATCCCGATGGCCGAGGTGTACGAGGTCGCGACCTTCTACCACCACTTCGACGTGGTCCGCGGCGATGCCGTCGTGCCGGCGCTCACCGTGCGCGTGTGCGACAGCCTGGCGTGCGAGATGGCCGGCGCGCAGGACCTGCTGCGGAAGCTGCCCGCCATCCTGGGCACCGACGTGCGCGTGGAAGCGGCGCCCTGCATTGGCCGCTGCGAGCAGGCGCCGGCCGTGGCGGTGCACCAGCGCGCGGTGCCGTTCGCGACGCCGGAGAAGGTCGCCGCGGCCGCGAAGGACCGCAAGGCCTGCAACGCGCAACTGGCCCATGCGGGCGCGACGTTCGAACCCGCTGCCCTGGCGGAAAAGAGCGTGTCGCCGCCGCAGGCCCAAGTGACCGAGCGCCCCGCGTATGTCGACTACGTCACCTACCGCCAGCACGGCGGCTACTCGGTCCCGCAGGCCATTGCGCGCGGCGAGCTCGATCACGAGGACGTGATCAAGGCGATGGAATCGTCCGGCCTGCGCGGCCTGGGCGGCGCCGGTTTCCCGGCCGGCCGCAAGTGGCGCATCGTGCGCGAGCAGCCCGCGCCGCGGCTGATGGCGGTGAACATCGACGAGGGCGAGCCCGGCACGTTCAAGGACCGCACCTACCTCGAGCGCGACCCGCACCGCTTCCTGGAAGGCCTGCTGGTGGCCGCGCAGGTGGTCGGCACGGAAGCCGTCTACATCTACCTCCGCGACGAATATTCCGACGTGCGCGTTCTGCTGCAACACGAGTTGAAGAAGTTGCTGGCCGACCCGCCGTGCCCGTTGCCTCACATCGAGCTGCGGCGCGGCGCGGGCGCGTACATCTGCGGCGAGGAGTCCGCGATGATCGAGAGCATCGAGGGCAAGCGCGGCGAACCGCGCATGCGGCCGCCCTACATCGCGCAGATCGGCCTGTTCGGCCGGCCCACGCTGGAACACAACTTCGAGACCCTGTACTGGGTGCGCGACATCGTGCAACGCGGCCCGCAGTGGTTCGTCGGCTTCGGTCGCAACGGCCGCAAGGGCCTGCGTTCGTTCAGCGTCAGCGGCCGCGTGAAGCTCCCGGGCGTCAAGCTGGCGCCGGCCGGCATCACGCTGAAGGAACTGGTCGACGAGTACTGCGGCGGCATGCAGGACGGCCACCAGCTGTATGCGTACCTGCCGGGCGGTGCCTCGGGCGGCATCCTGCCGGCGTCGATGGCCGACATCCCGCTCGACTTCGACACGCTGCAGCCGCACGGCTGCTTCATCGGCTCCGCGGCCGTCATGGTCCTGTCCGACCAGGACAGGGCCCGCGACGCGGCGCTGAACGTGATGCGCTTCTTCTCCCACGAAAGCTGCGGCCAGTGCACGCCGTGCCGCGTGGGCACCGCCAAGGCGGCGGCGCTGATGGAAGCGCCGCGCTGGGACACCGCCACGCTCGAGGACCTCTCGCAGGTCATGGGCGACGCGTCCATCTGCGGCCTGGGCCAGGCCGCCCCCAACCCCATTCGCTGCGTCGAGAAGTACTTCCCCCATGAAATCTGA